A part of Fusarium graminearum PH-1 chromosome 3, whole genome shotgun sequence genomic DNA contains:
- a CDS encoding phenylalanyl-tRNA synthetase beta chain, whose amino-acid sequence MPTISVDKYKLYEALGQKFTTEEFEDLCFEFGIELDEDTENDERPIVNGEQEPPQLKIEIPANRYDMLCFEGIVSNLNVFRGKTEPPKYRLVDPSSGKLESITVKPEAEQVRPYVSGAILRNIKFDKSRYESFIALQDKLHQNLARNRTLVSIGTHDYDTIKGPFTYEALPPKDIKFTPLNQTKEMDSAELMSFYENDKHLGRFLHIIRDSPVYPAIYDSNRVVCSLPPIINGDHSKITLDTTNVFIEITATDLTKLDIVTDIMVTMFSMYCSEPFTVEPVQINSDHNNQTRITPNLKPRVAEVEIDYLNSCTGLNESPESLCKLLSKMSYTSTPSSKDANILEVAIPPTRADVLHQCDVMEDLAVCYGYNNLPRTAPSRSATVGAPLPVNKLSDIIRIETAVAGWSEVMPLILCSHDENFAWLNRKDDGNTVVRLANPKTAEYQVVRSSLLPGLLKTIRENKGHSVPMKIFEVSDVVFKDETQERKARNERHFAAAWYGRTSGFEVVHGLLDRILLMLRTSFLTHEEGLSGKSIDFEVKENPSKPDGYWIEELDDATFFAGHAASVYLRLGGKERRVGEFGILHPSVLEKFDLKYPVSTLEINLEVFL is encoded by the exons ATGCCTACCATCTCCGTCGACAAGTACAAGCTTTACGAAGCCCTCGGTCAAAA ATTCACAACCGAGGAATTCGAGGACCTCTGCTTCGAGTTCGGCATTGAGCTGGACGAGGATACGGAAAACGATGAGCGTCCCATTGTGAACGGCGAGCAAGAGCCTCCCCAGCTCAAGATTGAGATTCCCGCCAACCGATATGACATGCTCTGCTTCGAGGGTATTGTTTCCAACCTCAATGTCTTCCGCGGCAAGACTGAGCCCCCCAAATACCGCCTTGTCGATCCCTCTAGCGGCAAGCTAGAGTCAATCACTGTCAAGCCCGAAGCCGAACAGGTCCGACCATACGTCTCTGGTGCCATCCTGCGCAACATCAAATTCGACAAGAGCAGATACGAGTCTTTCATTGCTCTACAAGATAAGCTTCACCAGAACCTGGCCCGAAACCGAACGCTCGTTTCCATTGGTACCCATGATTACGATACTATCAAGGGTCCTTTCACCTATGAGGCTCTGCCTCCCAAGGATATCAAGTTCACCCCCTTGAACCAGACCAAGGAGATGGATTCTGCTGAGCTGATGAGCTTCTATGAGAACGACAAGCACCTGGGTCGTTTCCTCCACATCATTCGCGACTCTCCTGTCTACCCTGCCATTTACGACTCAAACCGTGTCGTCTGCTCTCTCCCCCCTATCATCAACGGCGACCACTCCAAGATCACACTTGACACCACAAATGTGTTCATTGAGATCACCGCCACTGACCTTACCAAGCTCGATATCGTCACCGACATCATGGTCACTATGTTCTCCATGTACTGCTCCGAGCCTTTCACCGTTGAGCCTGTCCAGATCAACTCTGACCACAACAACCAGACCCGTATCACTCCTAACCTGAAGCCCAGAGTtgctgaggttgagattgATTACCTCAACAGCTGCACCGGCCTTAACGAGTCCCCAGAGAGCCTGTGCAAgctcctctccaagatgTCATACACTTCTACCCCTTCATCAAAAGACGCAAACATCCTCGAGGTTGCTATCCCCCCAACCAGAGCCGATGTTCTCCACCAATGCGATGTTATGGAGGATCTTGCTGTGTGCTACGGCTACAACAACCTGCCTCGTACTGCGCCCTCACGAAGTGCTACCGTTGGTGCGCCTCTACctgtcaacaagctcagcgATATTATTCGAATCGAGACGGCTGTTGCTGGCTGGAGTGAGGTCATGCCTTTGATCCTCTGCAGTCACGACGAGAACTTTGCTTGGCTCAACCGTAAAGATGATGGTAACACTGTCGTGCGCCTGGCCAACCCCAAGACTGCCGAGTATCAAGTCGTACGATCAAGCCTTCTCCCTGGtcttctcaagaccatccGCGAGAACAAGGGCCACAGCGTCCCCATGAAGATCTTCGAGGTCTCGGATGTTGttttcaaggatgagaccCAAGAGCGCAAGGCTCGCAACGAGCGACATTTTGCTGCTGCCTGGTACGGCCGAACCAGTGGGTTTGAGGTAGtccatggccttcttgaccgTATCCTGCTCATGCTCCGCACATCCTTCCTTACCCATGAGGAAGGCCTGTCCGGTAAGAGTATTGATTTCGAGGTTAAGGAGAACCCCAGCAAGCCCGATGGCTACTGGATCGAGGAGCTCGATGATGCTACATTCTTCGCTGGCCACGCTGCCTCTGTGTACCTCCGTCTCGGTGGAAAGGAGAGACGCGTGGGCGAGTTTGGTATTCTGCACCCTAGCGTGTTGGAGAAGTTTGATTTGAA ATACCCTGTTAGCACTCTCGAGATTAACCTTGAGGTTTTCCTGTAA